The following are encoded in a window of Sminthopsis crassicaudata isolate SCR6 chromosome 3, ASM4859323v1, whole genome shotgun sequence genomic DNA:
- the LOC141559952 gene encoding olfactory receptor 56A4-like — MTLSINSSSTQVTEFLMICFPGMQDTQHWLSIPLTPLLVLALGANMVLLLAIQREASLHEPMYYLLAILSLLDVILCLTVIPKVLFIFWFNMKPISFTGCFLQMFVMNTFLPMESSTFLIMAYDRYIAICHPLHYPSIITEQFVVKAAIFIILRNLLATLPTPILAARLDYCAGNVIENCICANISVARLSCGDIHLNKLYQFVSVWCLLGSDLVLILLSYCFILRAVLRLQSGGAATKALSTCGSHLILILFFYTLLLVFIFTNKAGKKVPVEVPILLNVLHHLIPPALNPIVYGVRTQEIKHGILKLLKYQK; from the exons ATGACCTTGTCAATCAACAGCTCTTCAACACAGGTGACTGAGTTTCTGATGATCTGCTTCCCAGGGATGCAGGACACACAGCACTGGCTGTCAATACCACTGACCCCCCTCCTAGTGCTCGCACTTGGGGCCAATATGGTGCTGTTGCTGGCCATCCAGCGGGAGGCTTCTTTACATGAGCCCATGTATTACCTGTTAGCCATCCTCTCCCTCTTGGATGTCATTCTCTGCCTAACTGTCATCCCTAAG GTTCTGTTCATCTTCTGGTTCAATATGAAGCCCATCAGCTTCACAGGCTGCTTCCTACAAATGTTTGTCATGAATACCTTCTTGCCCATGGAATCATCCACCTTTCTCATCATGGCTTATGATCGCTACATTGCTATCTGTCATCCCCTACACTATCCATCCATCATCACTGAGCAGTTTGTAGTCAAGGCTGCTATATTCATCATCCTCCGCAACCTACTGGCCACATTACCCACCCCGATCTTGGCTGCTCGGCTGGACTACTGTGCAGGAAATGTAATAGAAAACTGTATCTGTGCCAACATCTCTGTTGCTCGACTCTCCTGTGGGGATATTCATCTTAACAAACTTTACCAGTTTGTGAGTGTTTGGTGCCTACTAGGTTCTGACTTGGTCctcattttgctttcttactgCTTTATCTTGAGGGCTGTGTTGAGGCTACAGTCTGGAGGAGCAGCCACAAAGGCTCTGAGTACCTGTGGTTCCCATCtaattctcattctcttcttctatACACTTTTGCTGGTCTTCATCTTTACCAATAAAGCTGGCAAGAAGGTGCCTGTTGAAGTGCCCATCCTTCTCAATGTCCTGCACCACCTCATTCCACCAGCCCTCAACCCCATTGTCTATGGAGTTCGCACTCAGGAAATCAAGCATGGCATCTTGAAATTGCTGAAGTATCAAAAGTGA
- the LOC141562507 gene encoding olfactory receptor 56A3-like, with protein sequence MILPSNSSTTEVSEFFLNCFIRSPSWQCWLSLPLSLLFLLAMGANATLLITIRLEASLHEPMYYLLSLLSLLDIVLCLTVIPKVLLIFWFDLRPISFSACFLQMYIMNCFLAMESCTFLVMAYDRYVAICHPLRYPSIITDQFVAKAAIFIVARNALATVPIPILSARLHYCQHNVIENCICANLSVSKLSCNDVTINRLYQFAGGWTLLGSDLILIFLSYSFILRAVLRLKAKGAAAKALSTCGSHFILILFFSTILLVFVFTHVAKKRVSPDVPILLNVLHHVIPAALNPIVYGVRTQEIKQGILKLRSMKW encoded by the coding sequence ATGATATTGCCCAGCAATAGCTCAACAACTGAGGTCTCTGAGTTCTTCCTGAACTGCTTTATCAGGTCTCCAAGCTGGCAGTGCTGGCTCTCCCTGCCCCTGAGCCTGCTCTTCCTCCTAGCCATGGGAGCCAATGCCACCCTCCTAATCACGATTCGACTGGAAGCCTCTTTGCATGAGCCCATGTACTATCTGCTCAGCCTTCTCTCCCTCCTGGACATTGTGCTCTGTCTCACTGTCATCCCCAAGGTCCTGCTCATCTTCTGGTTTGACCTCAGACCCATTAGCTTTTCTGCGTGCTTCCTCCAGATGTATATCATGAACTGCTTCCTGGCCATGGAGTCTTGTACCTTCTTGGTAATGGCATATGATAGATATGTCGCCATCTGCCACCCACTGCGCTACCCATCCATCATTACTGATCAATTTGTTGCCAAGGCTGCCATCTTCATAGTGGCCCGGAATGCTCTTGCCACTGTGCCCATTCCTATTCTCTCAGCTCGGCTACACTACTGTCAACACAACGTCATTGAGAATTGTATCTGTGCCAACTTATCTGTATCCAAACTCTCTTGTAATGATGTTACAATCAATCGTCTCTACCAGTTTGCTGGGGGATGGACATTGTTAGGCTCTGACCTCATCCTCATCTTCCTCTCCTACTCCTTCATTCTTCGAGCTGTGCTGAGGCTTAAGGCTAAAGGGGCCGCAGCCAAGGCCCTGAGTACATGTGGCTCCCACTTCATCCTCATCCTTTTCTTCAGCACCATCCTGCTGGTCTTCGTTTTCACTCATGTGGCCAAAAAGAGAGTCTCTCCTGATGTGCCTATCCTGCTCAATGTCCTGCACCATGTCATCCCTGCAGCTCTCAACCCCATTGTTTATGGAGTCCGGACCCAGGAGATCAAGCAGGGCATTCTGAAGTTACGGTCTATGAAGTGGTAA